A single window of Streptomyces xanthii DNA harbors:
- a CDS encoding thiol-disulfide oxidoreductase DCC family protein, which translates to MNPVARDARGDVPVRRLTVLYDADCPLCTFARGWLGRQRQLVPLEFVAAGSDDARARYPGIDHAATLGDITVIGDGGQVFQGSAAWVVCMWALREHRATAHRMTTPAGMKVAKQVVLAAAKYREAHRTRQAGGGVYRREDGWTYDPRHGWTFEPPASSPERSPDRPDRDGWFQEAYGYGDGAPVCDSGCRTDDPAD; encoded by the coding sequence GTGAATCCGGTGGCCCGGGACGCCCGGGGGGACGTCCCGGTCCGCCGGCTCACGGTCCTGTACGACGCCGACTGCCCGCTGTGCACGTTCGCCCGGGGCTGGCTCGGCCGCCAGCGCCAGCTCGTCCCGCTGGAGTTCGTCGCGGCGGGCTCGGACGACGCGCGGGCCCGCTACCCGGGGATCGACCACGCCGCCACCCTCGGCGACATCACGGTGATCGGCGACGGCGGGCAGGTCTTCCAGGGCTCGGCCGCCTGGGTCGTGTGCATGTGGGCGCTGCGCGAACACCGCGCGACGGCGCACCGGATGACCACGCCCGCGGGCATGAAGGTCGCCAAGCAGGTCGTGCTCGCCGCCGCGAAGTACCGGGAGGCGCACCGCACACGGCAGGCCGGGGGCGGGGTGTACCGGCGCGAGGACGGGTGGACGTACGACCCGCGGCACGGATGGACGTTCGAGCCGCCAGCCTCGTCGCCGGAGCGGTCCCCGGACCGGCCCGACCGGGACGGCTGGTTCCAGGAGGCGTACGGGTACGGGGACGGGGCGCCCGTCTGCGACAGCGGTTGCCGCACGGACGACCCGGCCGATTAG
- a CDS encoding VOC family protein has protein sequence MSLTSRKSGLGVLGFDNALLPVGDLPEAVTFYERAGFPVTFRLDEAGIALLGAGGETPGLLLRTEEGFGPRPVPWPAARLWLEVRDARATARALSEAGIEPLAPPLSTSTGYVVEIADPWGNVIGFTDYAKRPELARS, from the coding sequence ATGTCACTCACCTCCCGAAAGTCCGGCCTGGGCGTCCTCGGGTTCGACAACGCCCTCCTGCCGGTGGGCGATCTGCCCGAGGCCGTCACCTTCTACGAGCGCGCCGGGTTCCCCGTGACGTTCCGCCTCGACGAGGCCGGGATCGCCCTCCTCGGGGCGGGCGGGGAGACGCCGGGGCTGCTGCTGCGCACCGAGGAGGGGTTCGGGCCCCGGCCGGTGCCGTGGCCCGCCGCGCGGCTGTGGCTGGAGGTGCGGGACGCGCGGGCGACGGCGCGGGCGCTGAGCGAGGCGGGCATCGAGCCGCTCGCGCCGCCGCTGTCGACCTCGACCGGGTACGTCGTCGAGATCGCCGACCCATGGGGGAACGTCATCGGGTTCACCGACTACGCCAAGCGGCCGGAGCTGGCCCGGAGTTGA
- a CDS encoding YihY/virulence factor BrkB family protein, translating into MDWLKRLPVVGPVVVRLMRTHAWHAYERLDAVHWARLAAAMTFISFLALFPLLTVAAAIAAGTLGPARQDQLEEKIADQVPGISDQLDLGALIDNAGTVGLVAGALLLLTGVGWVGSIRDCLRAVWELPDSDENPVLVKLKDTGVLIGLGAAGLASMAASTIASSAVGWTADQLGINEAGWGGALLQGAAFAVAVLADFLVFLYVLTLLPGVHPERRDLFTAALIGAAGFELLKLLLGGYMRGVAAKSMYGAFGTPVALLLWINFTAKLILFCAAWTATSGAAPAEEDEALEDEEDDVTEAGTGE; encoded by the coding sequence ATGGACTGGCTGAAAAGACTCCCCGTCGTCGGCCCGGTGGTCGTCCGGCTGATGCGGACGCACGCCTGGCACGCCTATGAGCGGCTCGATGCCGTGCACTGGGCCAGACTCGCGGCGGCGATGACGTTCATCAGCTTCCTGGCGCTCTTTCCCCTGCTCACGGTGGCGGCGGCGATCGCGGCCGGCACGCTCGGGCCCGCGCGGCAGGACCAGCTGGAGGAGAAGATCGCCGACCAAGTCCCGGGGATCTCGGACCAGTTGGACCTGGGGGCGTTGATCGACAACGCGGGGACGGTCGGGCTGGTGGCCGGAGCGCTGCTTCTGCTCACAGGCGTGGGGTGGGTCGGCTCGATAAGGGACTGCCTGCGGGCCGTGTGGGAGTTGCCGGACAGCGACGAGAACCCGGTTCTGGTCAAGCTCAAGGACACCGGGGTGCTGATCGGCCTCGGGGCCGCGGGGCTCGCGTCGATGGCGGCGTCGACCATCGCGTCCTCGGCGGTCGGATGGACGGCTGATCAGCTCGGGATCAACGAGGCGGGGTGGGGCGGGGCGCTGTTGCAGGGGGCGGCGTTCGCGGTGGCGGTGCTGGCGGACTTCCTGGTGTTCCTCTACGTACTGACCTTGCTGCCCGGGGTGCATCCGGAGCGGCGGGATCTGTTCACGGCGGCGCTGATCGGGGCCGCGGGGTTCGAACTGCTCAAGCTGCTTCTCGGTGGCTATATGCGAGGCGTCGCGGCGAAGAGCATGTACGGGGCGTTCGGGACGCCGGTCGCGTTGTTGCTGTGGATCAACTTCACGGCGAAGTTGATCCTGTTCTGCGCGGCGTGGACGGCCACGAGTGGCGCCGCGCCGGCCGAGGAGGACGAGGCGCTGGAGGACGAGGAAGACGACGTGACGGAGGCGGGCACGGGGGAGTAG
- a CDS encoding Lrp/AsnC family transcriptional regulator → MDDIDRKLIAALQRDATTAYAALGKEVGLSTGAAHERVRKLRERGVVRRTTVDVDPAALGQGVLAYVMVESSAWMGDSADSFAAIPEIVEAHIIAGSASVLVKVRSATTEQLQDVLRRLYAIDGVSGTQATVVLETFFERPVPTGTEGPGNG, encoded by the coding sequence GTGGATGACATCGACCGCAAGCTGATCGCCGCGCTCCAGCGCGACGCGACGACCGCGTACGCGGCGCTCGGCAAGGAGGTCGGCCTGTCCACCGGCGCCGCCCACGAGCGCGTCCGCAAGCTGCGCGAGCGCGGTGTCGTGCGCCGCACCACTGTCGACGTGGACCCGGCGGCCCTCGGCCAGGGCGTGCTCGCCTACGTGATGGTCGAGTCCTCGGCGTGGATGGGTGATTCGGCGGACTCCTTCGCCGCGATCCCCGAGATCGTGGAGGCGCACATCATCGCGGGCAGCGCCTCGGTCCTCGTGAAGGTCCGCTCGGCGACGACCGAGCAGCTCCAGGACGTGCTGCGCCGCCTCTACGCGATCGACGGCGTGAGCGGCACCCAGGCGACGGTGGTCCTGGAGACCTTCTTCGAACGCCCGGTGCCGACCGGCACCGAAGGGCCGGGAAACGGCTGA
- a CDS encoding TetR family transcriptional regulator, which yields MRLFRERGYDKTTMRAIAQEAGVSVGNAYYYFAGKEHLIQGFYDRIAAEHQAAVRPVLDAETDLEKRLAGVLRVWLEIAEPYHEFAAQFFKNAADPDSPLSPFSAESEHAREAAISVHREVLAGSKAKVPAELAQILPELMWLSQMGLVLYWVFDSSEGRERSRRLAERGARLTTRGVALARFRVLRPLVLEVHELFIDFLPGMTRGGTEGGTGDGTKG from the coding sequence ATGCGGCTCTTCCGGGAGCGGGGCTACGACAAGACCACCATGCGGGCCATCGCCCAGGAGGCCGGGGTCTCGGTCGGCAACGCGTACTACTACTTCGCGGGCAAGGAACATCTGATCCAGGGGTTCTACGACCGGATCGCCGCCGAGCACCAGGCGGCGGTCCGGCCCGTGCTCGACGCGGAGACCGATCTGGAGAAGCGGCTGGCGGGCGTGCTCCGGGTCTGGCTGGAGATCGCCGAGCCGTACCACGAGTTCGCCGCCCAGTTCTTCAAGAACGCGGCCGACCCGGACTCCCCGCTCAGCCCGTTCTCGGCCGAGTCGGAGCATGCCCGGGAAGCCGCGATCTCCGTGCACCGGGAGGTCCTGGCCGGATCGAAGGCGAAGGTGCCCGCGGAACTGGCGCAGATCCTGCCCGAGTTGATGTGGCTCTCCCAGATGGGGCTCGTCCTGTACTGGGTGTTCGACAGCTCGGAGGGGCGCGAGCGCAGCCGGCGACTGGCGGAGCGCGGGGCCCGGCTGACCACGCGTGGCGTGGCGCTCGCCCGGTTCCGGGTGCTGCGGCCGCTCGTGCTGGAGGTGCACGAGCTGTTCATCGACTTCCTGCCGGGGATGACGCGGGGCGGGACGGAGGGCGGGACGGGGGACGGGACGAAGGGCTAG
- a CDS encoding SCO4848 family membrane protein, with product MKLSRPVSWFLLAFGVWSWFIWITFVKNLWKDGSGLAFDDAGDPTAYFWVHLTLAVVSFVLGTVVGVIGFRGVRALRRTS from the coding sequence ATGAAGCTCAGCCGCCCCGTCTCCTGGTTCCTGCTCGCCTTCGGGGTGTGGAGCTGGTTCATCTGGATCACTTTCGTCAAGAACCTGTGGAAGGACGGCAGCGGCCTCGCGTTCGACGACGCCGGGGATCCGACCGCGTACTTCTGGGTGCATCTGACGCTGGCCGTCGTCTCCTTTGTCTTGGGGACGGTGGTCGGGGTCATCGGGTTCCGCGGTGTGCGGGCCCTGCGCCGGACCTCGTAG
- a CDS encoding SMP-30/gluconolactonase/LRE family protein → MIVSIDRIPVSYEILDERFRTGRCANGDDFLQVLHTGSRWAEGPVYLPAWRQLVWSDIPNDRLLRWDEQSGHVSVFRSPAGYVNCNTLDREGRLIHCEQGNRRVTRTEHDGSLTVLADRWEGKRLNSPNDAVVRSDGSIWFSDPDFGITSDYEGHRGESEIGANNVYRIDPVSGEVRLVADCFGAPNGLVFSADESELYVSDTRSGVLRVFDVRDDGTLSDGKVFAETKEGLGRFDNIRFDDGGRLWAAAMGGGVHCYDPDGTLLGRLLVPEPVANVVFGGPKNNIMFLAASTSLYCLMTAVTGAPRIGPWGSAR, encoded by the coding sequence ATGATCGTGTCCATAGATCGCATTCCCGTGTCGTACGAAATCCTGGACGAGCGCTTCCGCACCGGACGGTGCGCCAACGGGGACGACTTCCTGCAGGTCCTGCACACCGGCAGCCGTTGGGCCGAGGGGCCCGTCTATCTGCCCGCCTGGCGCCAGCTGGTGTGGAGCGACATCCCCAACGACCGGCTGCTGCGCTGGGACGAGCAGAGCGGCCACGTGAGCGTCTTCCGCTCCCCCGCCGGATACGTCAACTGCAACACCCTGGACCGCGAGGGCCGGCTGATCCACTGCGAGCAGGGCAACCGGCGCGTGACGCGCACCGAGCACGACGGCAGCCTGACCGTGCTCGCGGACCGCTGGGAGGGCAAGCGGCTCAACAGCCCGAACGACGCGGTGGTGCGCTCGGACGGCTCGATCTGGTTCTCCGACCCGGACTTCGGGATCACGAGCGACTACGAGGGCCATCGCGGCGAGTCGGAGATCGGGGCGAACAACGTCTACCGGATCGACCCCGTCAGCGGCGAGGTCCGACTGGTCGCCGACTGCTTCGGGGCGCCGAACGGGCTCGTCTTCTCCGCCGACGAGAGCGAGTTGTACGTCTCCGACACCCGCTCCGGCGTCCTGCGCGTCTTCGACGTGCGCGACGACGGGACCCTCTCGGACGGCAAGGTGTTCGCCGAGACGAAGGAGGGGCTCGGCCGCTTCGACAACATCCGCTTCGACGACGGCGGCCGGCTGTGGGCCGCGGCCATGGGCGGCGGCGTGCACTGCTACGACCCCGACGGGACGCTGCTGGGGCGGCTCCTGGTGCCGGAGCCGGTGGCGAACGTGGTGTTCGGCGGCCCGAAGAACAACATCATGTTCCTCGCCGCGTCCACCTCCCTGTACTGCCTGATGACCGCGGTCACCGGAGCGCCGCGGATCGGTCCGTGGGGATCCGCCCGCTAA
- a CDS encoding D-alanyl-D-alanine carboxypeptidase has product MNQLHTPKASRNQETGRLSFIPSVSPAPAALRRRGGEQRGPAGGAGPTRDTEPGATPKTQNTSAQTYRPATCTFPTVPASNASYSKKSARPNGRFRSTLLTTSALLLTASALSLTATLPAAAVDKPGDKSGKGSTGQAKPPAKMSEIGGTRLGRPGTQVDLGGGAPVLPKDLTAKSWIVADAESGDVLASHNAHWKLPPASTMKMLFADTVLPKFPKSTTHKVVPSDLAGIGAGSSSVGIKENYTYTVHDLWLGVFLRSGNDAVHVLSAMNQGVPQTVKDMQAHAEELQALDTHVVSPDGYDAPGQTSSAYDLTLFARSGLQKADFREYAATATAKFPKKQKKGKTTERFAIQNTNRLLTGDLGLAPYKGIAGVKNGNTTNAGATFTGVAERNNRVLLVTVMTPDSDEQFAVYKETARLLDWGFAADGKVTPVGSLVPPKSAAASTAPGAAGTDGDHGKAGPAKPQAHAAVTETEGSSGIGIALAICGGILVVLAGAVFAVRKKWPLQPKN; this is encoded by the coding sequence ATGAACCAGCTCCACACCCCGAAGGCGAGCAGGAACCAGGAGACGGGGCGGCTGAGCTTCATACCCTCAGTATCGCCAGCCCCCGCCGCGCTCCGCCGCCGGGGTGGGGAGCAGCGCGGGCCCGCGGGCGGAGCCGGCCCGACGCGGGACACCGAACCCGGCGCGACTCCGAAGACACAGAACACCTCGGCGCAGACTTACCGACCCGCTACATGTACGTTTCCGACCGTGCCTGCCTCCAATGCGTCGTATTCGAAGAAGTCCGCGCGCCCGAACGGTCGTTTCCGTTCCACACTGCTCACGACTTCCGCGCTCCTGCTCACCGCCTCGGCCCTCTCCCTGACCGCGACGCTCCCGGCGGCCGCCGTGGACAAGCCGGGCGACAAGTCGGGCAAGGGCTCCACCGGCCAGGCCAAGCCGCCGGCGAAGATGTCGGAGATCGGCGGCACCCGCCTCGGCCGCCCGGGCACCCAGGTCGACCTGGGCGGCGGCGCCCCCGTCCTGCCGAAGGACCTGACGGCCAAGTCCTGGATCGTCGCGGACGCCGAGTCCGGTGACGTCCTCGCCTCGCACAACGCCCACTGGAAGCTGCCCCCGGCGAGCACCATGAAGATGCTCTTCGCCGACACCGTGCTCCCCAAGTTCCCCAAGAGCACGACCCACAAGGTCGTCCCCTCCGACCTGGCCGGCATCGGCGCCGGCTCCAGCTCGGTCGGCATCAAGGAGAACTACACCTACACCGTCCACGACCTGTGGCTCGGCGTCTTCCTCCGCTCCGGCAACGACGCCGTCCACGTCCTGTCCGCCATGAACCAGGGCGTCCCCCAGACCGTCAAGGACATGCAGGCCCACGCCGAGGAACTCCAGGCCCTCGACACCCACGTCGTCAGCCCCGACGGCTACGACGCCCCCGGCCAGACCTCCTCCGCATACGACCTCACCCTCTTCGCCCGCTCGGGCCTGCAGAAGGCGGACTTCCGCGAGTACGCCGCCACGGCCACCGCCAAGTTCCCCAAGAAGCAGAAGAAGGGGAAGACCACCGAGCGCTTCGCGATCCAGAACACCAACCGCCTCCTCACCGGCGACCTGGGCCTCGCCCCCTACAAGGGCATCGCCGGCGTCAAGAACGGCAACACCACCAACGCCGGCGCCACCTTCACCGGCGTCGCCGAGCGCAACAACCGCGTCCTCCTCGTCACCGTCATGACCCCCGACTCCGACGAACAGTTCGCCGTCTACAAGGAAACCGCCCGCCTCCTCGACTGGGGCTTCGCCGCCGACGGCAAGGTCACCCCGGTCGGCAGCCTCGTCCCGCCCAAGAGCGCGGCCGCCTCCACTGCCCCCGGCGCCGCGGGCACCGACGGCGACCACGGCAAGGCAGGACCCGCCAAGCCCCAGGCCCACGCCGCGGTGACCGAAACGGAGGGCTCCAGCGGCATCGGCATCGCCCTCGCCATCTGCGGCGGCATCCTGGTCGTCCTGGCCGGAGCGGTCTTCGCAGTCCGCAAGAAGTGGCCCCTCCAGCCGAAGAACTGA
- a CDS encoding metallophosphoesterase produces the protein MVVLFVLIALFVLGVLGGLHYYAWRRLVRDTTAGPGWVRRGGAVVFAVGPVLMFAALVAERTGAPFLLQQVLAWPGFLWMAFALYLVLALLVGEVLRPVLRRLLDRRAGERGETGNETEAGAEAEAGAEVEAMARRVVGPVSKPAGAVAAPDAPVTRPGPAAQTDALAAPAAPESAHSPDTPTPIPAPTRRLILARVVGGAAAVAAAGVVGNGAYGVLRGPKVKRVTVPLAKLPRAAHGFRIAVVSDVHLGPVLGRGFAERVVEIVNGTQPDLIAVVGDLVDGSVEDLASAVAPLSRFRSRHGTYFVTGNHEYFSGAEPWVEHVREIGMRPLANARVELGAFDLAGVNDIAGENHGDGPDYARALGDRDRTRAAVLLAHQPVMIHEAVKHGVDLQLSGHTHGGQLWPGNFIADAANPTLAGLERYGDTQLYVSRGAGAWGPPVRVGAPSDVTVVELASKQA, from the coding sequence ATGGTCGTTCTTTTTGTGCTGATCGCCCTGTTTGTCCTGGGCGTGCTCGGCGGGCTGCACTACTACGCCTGGCGGCGGCTCGTGCGGGACACGACTGCGGGGCCGGGGTGGGTGCGGCGAGGCGGAGCGGTGGTTTTTGCCGTCGGGCCCGTGCTGATGTTCGCGGCGCTGGTGGCGGAGAGGACGGGGGCGCCGTTCCTGTTGCAGCAGGTGCTGGCGTGGCCGGGGTTCCTGTGGATGGCGTTCGCCCTGTACCTGGTGCTGGCGTTGCTGGTGGGGGAGGTGCTGCGGCCTGTACTGCGGCGCCTGCTCGATCGGCGGGCCGGTGAGCGCGGCGAGACCGGGAACGAGACCGAGGCGGGGGCCGAGGCCGAAGCAGGCGCCGAAGTCGAGGCCATGGCCCGCCGCGTGGTCGGGCCTGTCTCGAAGCCTGCCGGTGCCGTTGCCGCCCCGGACGCGCCCGTCACCCGACCTGGACCTGCCGCACAGACCGACGCCCTCGCCGCCCCCGCCGCACCCGAATCCGCGCATTCCCCCGACACCCCCACCCCAATCCCCGCCCCCACCCGCCGCCTGATCCTGGCCCGGGTCGTCGGGGGTGCGGCGGCTGTCGCCGCGGCCGGGGTCGTGGGGAACGGGGCGTACGGCGTGCTGCGCGGGCCGAAGGTGAAGCGGGTGACCGTGCCGCTGGCCAAACTGCCGCGCGCGGCGCACGGGTTCAGGATCGCGGTGGTCAGCGATGTGCACCTGGGGCCCGTGCTGGGCCGGGGGTTCGCGGAGCGGGTCGTCGAGATCGTGAACGGGACGCAGCCGGACCTGATCGCGGTCGTCGGCGACCTGGTCGACGGGAGCGTCGAGGACCTGGCGTCGGCGGTGGCGCCGCTGTCCCGGTTCCGGTCGCGGCACGGGACGTACTTCGTGACGGGCAATCACGAGTACTTCTCCGGCGCCGAGCCCTGGGTCGAGCACGTCCGGGAGATCGGGATGCGGCCGCTGGCCAACGCCCGGGTGGAGCTGGGGGCGTTCGACCTCGCCGGGGTCAACGACATCGCGGGCGAGAACCACGGCGACGGCCCCGACTACGCGAGGGCGCTCGGTGACCGGGACCGCACCCGTGCCGCCGTGCTGCTCGCGCACCAGCCCGTGATGATCCACGAGGCGGTGAAGCACGGCGTCGATCTCCAGCTGTCCGGGCACACGCACGGCGGGCAGCTGTGGCCCGGCAACTTCATCGCGGACGCGGCCAATCCGACGCTGGCGGGCCTGGAGCGGTACGGCGACACGCAGTTGTACGTCAGCCGGGGTGCCGGGGCCTGGGGGCCGCCGGTGCGGGTCGGGGCGCCGTCCGACGTCACGGTCGTCGAGCTGGCGTCGAAGCAGGCCTGA
- a CDS encoding ABC transporter substrate-binding protein, translating to MRAVRLRVIATVVVIVAAGLGGWQLLPEKSDGGKTVRVGTTDAVTSLDPAGAYDAGSWALYSNVFQSLLTFAPGGTNPVPDAAEQCRFVGTGLLTYRCKLQSDIKFPSGRTMTAKDVKYSFDRVRKINDPVGPASLLDTLKSVEANGLTVTFRLSSPDATFPFKVATGAGAIVDRDIYPADALRPGERIDGTGPYVLKAYKAGSRATLVPNKNYEGPAKVPTHPTELRYFKDSDALESAWKGHAVDVAARQLPPAMLAGLSTSDQEQRVTEVDGAETRNLVLNVRAGKPLHERRVRQALASLIDRDKLVDTAYKGTVDSLYSVVPRGITGHTTAFFDAYPQPDVERARRLLAEAGVTTPVRFEFAYSRGAASKAEAEEIARQAGGTDLFEVTPKYYDWAEFQKRYTAGKLDAYGVGWLPDFPDPDTFTAQLVRTGSGMHNGYSSKRVDALILASQEYEDRGRTLRDLRTLQEDVADDVPLIPLWQRKEYVLSTEDVTGGQYLSDGTGVFRLWELDWI from the coding sequence ATGCGCGCGGTTCGTCTGCGAGTCATCGCGACGGTTGTGGTAATTGTCGCGGCGGGGCTCGGCGGCTGGCAGTTGTTGCCGGAGAAGAGCGACGGGGGAAAGACCGTCAGGGTGGGGACGACGGACGCCGTCACGTCGCTGGACCCTGCGGGCGCGTACGACGCGGGCTCGTGGGCGCTGTACAGCAATGTGTTCCAGTCGCTGCTGACCTTCGCGCCGGGCGGCACCAATCCGGTACCGGACGCCGCCGAGCAGTGCCGGTTCGTCGGCACGGGGCTGCTCACGTACCGCTGCAAGCTGCAGTCGGACATCAAGTTTCCGAGCGGCCGGACGATGACGGCGAAGGACGTGAAGTACTCCTTCGACCGCGTGCGCAAGATCAACGACCCGGTCGGTCCGGCCTCGCTGCTCGACACGCTCAAGAGCGTGGAGGCGAACGGGCTGACGGTCACGTTCCGCCTGTCGTCGCCGGACGCCACGTTCCCGTTCAAGGTCGCGACCGGCGCGGGAGCCATCGTCGACCGGGACATCTACCCGGCGGACGCGCTGCGCCCCGGCGAGCGGATCGACGGCACGGGCCCCTACGTCCTCAAGGCGTACAAGGCCGGCAGCCGGGCCACGCTCGTGCCGAACAAGAACTACGAGGGCCCCGCGAAGGTCCCCACGCACCCCACCGAGCTGCGCTACTTCAAGGACTCCGACGCGCTCGAGTCCGCGTGGAAGGGCCACGCCGTCGACGTCGCCGCGCGCCAGCTGCCGCCCGCGATGCTCGCCGGTCTGTCGACCAGTGACCAGGAGCAGCGGGTCACGGAGGTCGACGGCGCCGAGACGCGCAACCTGGTGCTGAACGTGCGCGCGGGCAAGCCCCTGCACGAGCGCCGCGTGCGGCAGGCGCTGGCCTCGCTCATCGACCGGGACAAGCTGGTCGACACGGCGTACAAGGGCACGGTGGACTCGCTGTACTCCGTGGTGCCGCGCGGGATCACCGGGCACACGACGGCGTTCTTCGACGCGTACCCGCAGCCGGACGTGGAGCGGGCCCGCCGGCTGCTCGCCGAGGCCGGGGTGACGACGCCGGTCCGCTTCGAGTTCGCGTACTCGCGCGGCGCGGCGTCGAAGGCGGAGGCGGAGGAGATCGCGCGGCAGGCCGGGGGGACCGATCTGTTCGAGGTGACGCCGAAGTACTACGACTGGGCCGAGTTCCAGAAGCGGTACACGGCGGGCAAGCTCGACGCGTACGGGGTCGGCTGGCTGCCGGACTTCCCGGACCCGGACACGTTCACGGCACAGCTCGTGCGCACCGGCTCGGGCATGCACAACGGGTACAGCAGCAAGCGGGTGGACGCCCTGATCCTGGCGAGCCAGGAGTACGAGGACCGCGGGCGCACGCTCAGGGACCTGCGCACGCTGCAGGAGGACGTCGCGGACGACGTGCCGCTGATCCCGCTGTGGCAGCGCAAGGAGTACGTGCTCAGCACGGAGGACGTGACCGGCGGGCAGTACCTGTCCGACGGGACGGGCGTGTTCCGCCTGTGGGAGCTCGACTGGATCTGA
- a CDS encoding GtrA family protein, translating into MGPEVVGFAAVGLCAYAADLGLFVWLRGPVGMDPIQAKALSFVAGCSVAYLGNALGTYRRRAAGVSRLRQYGAFFAVNVAGALVQLLCIAVSHYGLGFTSPRADTISGAGVGMVLATALRFWGTRTLVFRSRPGGGSDAVVASAMEPAERGRLGSWTG; encoded by the coding sequence ATGGGGCCTGAGGTGGTGGGGTTCGCGGCGGTGGGGCTCTGTGCCTATGCCGCAGACCTGGGGCTGTTTGTCTGGCTTCGGGGGCCGGTGGGGATGGATCCGATCCAGGCCAAGGCGTTGTCGTTCGTGGCGGGTTGCTCGGTGGCGTACCTGGGGAATGCGCTGGGGACCTACCGGAGAAGAGCCGCGGGGGTGTCGCGGCTGCGGCAGTACGGGGCGTTCTTCGCGGTGAACGTGGCGGGGGCGTTGGTGCAGTTGCTGTGCATCGCGGTCTCGCACTACGGGCTCGGGTTCACATCGCCTCGGGCCGACACGATCTCGGGCGCCGGCGTGGGGATGGTGCTGGCCACGGCGCTGCGGTTCTGGGGGACTCGGACCCTGGTCTTCCGGTCCAGACCCGGCGGGGGCTCCGATGCCGTCGTGGCGAGCGCGATGGAACCGGCTGAACGGGGCAGGCTGGGATCATGGACTGGCTGA
- a CDS encoding D-alanyl-D-alanine carboxypeptidase family protein: MPGTTSSPQFSRRAALGIGFGAATALALPAPRASAAPVASGAPGTAGVPRVPRLDARAWLVADHDSGKVLAASGAHRALPPASTLKMLFADTVLPRFGADEKHRVTAADLAGIPAGSSLVGIQAGTTYTVRQLWQGVFLRSGNDAVHVLASMNGGVAKTVREMQRRAEELGANDTHVVSPDGFDHPGQVSSAYDLTLFAHAGLRNDDFRAYCATKTADFPAGGGKTFQMQNTDRLLTGQGVTPYEGLIGVKNGYTSHAGNTFTGAATRDGRTLLVTVLRPKSGYEAVYEETAALLDWGFRAVDRVTPVGTLGAPPAGRGGASKPGGEQGAPAGSTRAAASPSGPAPSGERKEALALGGSAAVAALAGGGLLALRRRARPSGRRRRKA; encoded by the coding sequence ATGCCCGGCACCACCTCGTCTCCGCAGTTCAGCCGCCGCGCCGCCCTCGGCATCGGGTTCGGCGCCGCCACCGCTCTCGCCCTGCCCGCGCCGCGCGCGTCCGCCGCGCCGGTCGCCTCGGGCGCCCCGGGAACGGCGGGGGTGCCGAGAGTGCCGAGACTCGACGCGCGGGCCTGGCTGGTCGCCGACCACGACAGCGGCAAAGTCCTCGCCGCCTCCGGTGCGCACCGCGCGCTGCCGCCCGCTTCGACGCTGAAGATGCTGTTCGCGGACACGGTGCTGCCGCGCTTCGGCGCCGACGAGAAGCACCGGGTGACCGCCGCCGACCTGGCCGGGATCCCGGCGGGCTCCAGCCTCGTCGGCATCCAGGCCGGGACCACGTACACCGTCCGGCAGTTGTGGCAGGGCGTCTTCCTGCGCTCCGGGAACGACGCCGTGCACGTGCTCGCCTCGATGAACGGCGGCGTCGCCAAGACCGTGCGGGAGATGCAGCGGCGAGCCGAGGAGCTGGGCGCGAACGACACCCACGTGGTCAGCCCCGACGGCTTCGACCACCCGGGGCAGGTCTCGTCGGCGTACGACCTCACGCTGTTCGCCCACGCCGGGCTCAGGAACGACGACTTCCGCGCGTACTGCGCCACGAAGACCGCCGACTTCCCCGCGGGCGGCGGCAAGACCTTCCAGATGCAGAACACCGACCGGCTGCTCACCGGCCAGGGCGTGACCCCGTACGAGGGGCTCATCGGCGTCAAGAACGGCTACACCTCGCACGCGGGCAACACCTTCACCGGCGCAGCCACCCGCGACGGCCGCACCCTCCTCGTCACCGTCCTGCGCCCGAAGTCCGGCTACGAGGCGGTCTACGAGGAGACCGCGGCGCTGCTCGACTGGGGCTTCCGGGCGGTGGACCGGGTGACGCCGGTCGGCACGCTGGGGGCGCCGCCGGCAGGACGGGGCGGGGCCTCGAAGCCGGGCGGTGAGCAGGGGGCACCTGCCGGGTCGACGCGCGCGGCCGCTTCGCCGTCCGGGCCGGCGCCGTCCGGTGAACGCAAGGAGGCGCTGGCGCTGGGCGGGTCCGCGGCCGTCGCGGCACTCGCCGGCGGCGGGCTGCTGGCGCTGCGCCGCAGGGCCCGCCCCTCGGGACGGCGGCGCAGGAAGGCCTGA